In Oryza brachyantha chromosome 1, ObraRS2, whole genome shotgun sequence, the following are encoded in one genomic region:
- the LOC102716084 gene encoding uncharacterized protein LOC102716084, with protein sequence MEVLLSAVATDLVGRLLSFLISERQEPAAADGARLQRALQRARVVLDEAEGRQVTSLTMLLQLRNLRWEMCRAAHALDALRIRAAAAGRRHRFLRQSLLLLSSSDSLGGGGGDGTVMASLEAALSDAKELVVLLGGCPRLTRQPYSAYLFMERCMFGRQMEMEQIIDFLLRPACSLAGDPNPGVLPVVGGREVGKRTLVEHVCIHERVRQYFAKILRLSSDDLMAAGDHDDEHRSLGIDPSARSLVVVDLVGDVEEEPWRRLCSSVRRESGDSKVVIICRKAEHATRLGTAPRPVTLARLRRPELWYFFRALAFGGADPEDRPEMVAIAAEIFAGICDVTRPRSPP encoded by the coding sequence ATGGAGGTTCTGCTCTCGGCGGTGGCCACCGACCTCGTCGGCCGGCTGCTCTCCTTCCTCATCAGCGAGCGCCAGGAGCCCGCCGCGGCCGATGGCGCCAGGCTGCAGCGAGCGCTGCAGCGAGCGCGCGTCGTCCTGGACGAGGCTGAGGGGCGGCAGGTCACCAGCCTGACCATGCTGCTGCAGCTCAGGAATCTGAGGTGGGAGATGTGCCGGGCAGCGCACGCGCTCGACGCGCTGAGGATAcgggccgccgcggcgggccgTCGTCACCGTTTCCTCCGCCAGTCGCTCCTCCTGCTCAGCTCGTCTGATTCcttgggtggcggcggcggcgatggcacgGTCATGGCGAGTCTCGAGGCCGCGCTGAGCGACGCGAAGGAGCTCGTCGTGCTCCTGGGCGGCTGCCCTCGCCTGACCCGGCAGCCGTATAGCGCCTACCTGTTCATGGAGCGGTGCATGTTTGGCCGGCAGATGGAGATGGAGCAGATCATCGACTTCCTGCTACGTCCAGCTTGCTCGTTGGCCGGTGATCCAAATCCGGGCGTCCTCCCCGTCGTCGGCGGTCGGGAGGTCGGGAAGCGAACGTTGGTCGAACACGTCTGCATCCATGAGCGGGTGAGGCAATACTTCGCCAAGATCCTCCGTCTCAGCAGCGACGATCTGATGGCGGCCGGCGACCACGATGACGAGCACCGGAGCCTCGGCATCGATCCTAGCGCAAGGTCGCTAGTCGTGGTCGACCTCGTTGGCGATGTCGAAGAGGAGCCATGGAGGCGGCTCTGTTCGTCCGTTCGCCGGGAGAGCGGGGACAGCAAGGTGGTCATCATCTGCAGGAAGGCGGAGCACGCGACGCGCCTGGgcacggcgccgcggccggtcACACTGGCCAGGTTGCGGCGGCCCGAGCTCTGGTACTTCTTCCGCGCCCTCGCGTTCGGCGGCGCCGACCCGGAGGATCGCCCGGAGATGGTCGCCATAGCCGCCGAGATCTTCGCGGGGATCTGTGACGTCACGCGTCCCCGTTCACCGCCGTGA
- the LOC102720745 gene encoding dynein light chain 1, cytoplasmic, with the protein MSDEARRVAGGGAASLAALRASSDVLDRKPAAAGSPPPGAAAAATAGHKIQLKSADMKEEMRQEAFDIARVAFEKHTMEKDIAEYIKKEFDKNHGPTWHCIVGRNFGSYVTHETNYFVYFYIDSKAVLLFKSG; encoded by the exons ATGTCCGACGAGGCCAGGCGCGTTgccgggggcggcgcggcgtcgctGGCGGCGCTGAGGGCCTCCTCCGACGTCCTCGACCGcaagccggccgccgcgggctcccctccgccgggcgccgccgccgccgccacggcgggcCACAAGATCCAGCTCAAGAGCGCCGACATGAAGGAGGAGATGCGCCAGGAGGCCTTCGACATCGCCCGCGTC GCGTTCGAGAAGCACACCATGGAGAAGGACATCGCGGAGTACATCAAGAAGGAGTTCGACAAGAACCACGGCCCTACCTGGCACTGCATCGTCGGTCGCAACTTCG GGTCCTACGTGACGCACGAGACGAACTActttgtgtatttttatatcgATTCTAAAGCCGTCTTGCTATTCAAATCTGGGTGA